In Halorussus limi, a genomic segment contains:
- the folP gene encoding dihydropteroate synthase, whose protein sequence is MDYHEAANFLFDLRRFRPKPGTESTAELLAHLGDPHDGVDFVQVAGSNGKGSTARMAERALREADLDVGLYTSPHFDDVRERVRVNGRKIPKAALTEYVESVREYVEDRAADGEAPTFFEVMTGLALWHFGREEVDVAVLEVGIGGKYDATSVVDPVASAVTSVTLEHTGIIGETIGEIAHDKAHVAPENAPLVTATTGEALDNVRAHAGDVVRVGEDDDADVRVAYRGRTNHTEAEVSISGSDWAVETRIPLLGEYQARNAGVAAVLARQVAARRDLPESALDGETLARGLRKADWPGRFEVMGRDPVVALDGAHNPGACEALAETVSEFDGEYDDLHLVFGAIHDKDLRGMAEALPTPDRVVACQPNLDRAEDEAVVARAFEESGAGEVLTRNSVEGAVENALDAADEDDFVLVAGSLFAVAEARTRWTRAEIPKRIRNLDDAREALEGADVTDPGVWRMRGKAVHRVLKTRVQVRQARYLKEEMLSLGGECAVSGTNEQDEENVDVVLMGTLAQFKRLAGKLDGQPYGLSVFADELREALGIRTESDRRGYPWEEGTAVMGILNVTPDSFHDGGRYEAVEDAVARAEEMVEAGADVIDVGGESTRPGADEIPVEDEIDRVVPVIERIADSDALVSIDTRKAAVAEAALDAGADILNDVSGLEDPEMRFVAADHDVPIVVMHSIDAPVVPDRDVRYDDVVEDVIEELEEKVLLAEKAGLDREQIIVDPGLGFGKSMRENFELLGRTDEFHALECPVLVGHSHKSMFGMIGEEDDRTAATVAGTAIAAERGADIVRVHDVAENVAAVNAVEAADAPEKFEE, encoded by the coding sequence ATGGACTATCACGAGGCGGCGAACTTCCTGTTCGACCTGCGTCGGTTCCGGCCAAAACCGGGGACGGAGTCGACCGCGGAGTTGCTCGCCCACCTCGGCGACCCCCACGACGGGGTCGATTTCGTGCAGGTGGCCGGGTCGAACGGGAAGGGTTCGACGGCCAGAATGGCCGAGCGCGCCCTCCGCGAGGCGGACCTCGACGTCGGACTCTACACCTCCCCGCACTTCGACGACGTGCGCGAGCGCGTCCGAGTGAACGGCCGCAAGATTCCGAAGGCCGCGCTGACCGAGTACGTCGAGTCGGTGCGCGAGTACGTCGAGGACCGGGCGGCCGACGGCGAAGCGCCCACCTTCTTCGAGGTCATGACCGGACTCGCGCTCTGGCACTTCGGGCGCGAGGAGGTCGACGTGGCGGTTCTGGAAGTCGGAATCGGCGGGAAGTACGACGCGACCAGCGTCGTGGACCCCGTCGCCAGCGCGGTCACGAGTGTCACCTTGGAGCACACCGGTATCATCGGCGAGACCATCGGGGAAATCGCCCACGATAAGGCCCACGTCGCGCCCGAGAACGCGCCGCTCGTGACCGCGACGACCGGCGAGGCGTTGGACAACGTCCGCGCCCACGCCGGGGACGTGGTTCGCGTGGGCGAGGACGACGACGCCGACGTGCGAGTCGCGTACCGCGGCCGGACCAACCACACCGAAGCCGAGGTTTCGATTTCCGGGTCGGACTGGGCGGTCGAGACCCGGATTCCCCTGCTCGGCGAGTATCAGGCCCGAAACGCCGGCGTGGCCGCCGTGCTGGCCCGACAGGTCGCGGCCCGCCGCGACCTGCCGGAGTCGGCGCTGGACGGCGAGACACTCGCCCGGGGCCTCCGGAAGGCCGACTGGCCCGGCCGGTTCGAGGTGATGGGCCGGGACCCCGTGGTCGCCCTCGACGGGGCGCACAACCCCGGCGCGTGCGAGGCGCTGGCCGAGACGGTGAGCGAGTTCGACGGCGAGTACGACGACCTCCACCTCGTGTTCGGCGCGATACACGACAAGGACCTCCGGGGGATGGCCGAGGCCCTGCCGACCCCCGACCGCGTGGTCGCCTGCCAACCGAATCTCGACCGCGCGGAGGACGAGGCGGTCGTCGCTCGCGCCTTCGAGGAGTCGGGCGCGGGCGAAGTGCTGACCCGCAACTCGGTCGAGGGCGCGGTCGAGAACGCGCTCGACGCCGCCGACGAGGACGACTTCGTGCTGGTCGCGGGGTCGCTGTTCGCGGTCGCGGAGGCCCGGACGCGCTGGACCCGCGCCGAGATTCCCAAGCGCATTCGGAATCTGGACGACGCCCGGGAAGCGCTCGAAGGCGCGGACGTGACCGACCCCGGCGTCTGGCGCATGCGCGGCAAGGCGGTCCACCGCGTCCTCAAGACCCGCGTGCAGGTCCGACAGGCCCGCTACCTCAAGGAGGAGATGCTGAGCCTCGGCGGCGAGTGCGCCGTCTCGGGAACCAACGAGCAGGACGAGGAGAACGTCGACGTGGTGCTGATGGGCACTCTCGCGCAGTTCAAGCGCCTCGCCGGCAAACTCGACGGTCAGCCCTACGGCCTGTCGGTGTTCGCCGACGAACTCCGGGAGGCGCTGGGCATCCGGACCGAGAGCGACCGCCGGGGCTACCCGTGGGAAGAGGGTACCGCCGTGATGGGCATCCTGAACGTCACGCCCGACTCGTTCCACGACGGCGGGCGCTACGAGGCGGTCGAGGACGCCGTCGCTCGCGCCGAGGAGATGGTCGAGGCGGGCGCGGACGTCATCGACGTGGGCGGCGAATCGACTCGACCCGGCGCCGACGAGATTCCGGTCGAGGACGAAATCGACCGCGTGGTCCCCGTAATCGAGCGAATCGCCGACTCGGACGCCCTCGTTTCCATCGACACCCGGAAGGCCGCGGTCGCCGAGGCCGCGCTCGACGCCGGAGCCGACATCCTCAACGACGTGTCGGGCCTCGAAGACCCCGAAATGCGCTTCGTCGCGGCGGACCACGACGTGCCCATCGTCGTCATGCACAGCATCGACGCTCCGGTCGTCCCCGACCGCGACGTTCGCTACGACGACGTGGTGGAGGACGTGATAGAGGAATTGGAGGAGAAGGTCCTGCTCGCCGAGAAGGCGGGACTCGACCGCGAGCAGATAATCGTGGACCCCGGTCTCGGCTTCGGCAAGTCGATGCGGGAGAACTTCGAACTGCTGGGGCGGACCGACGAGTTCCACGCGCTCGAATGCCCGGTCCTCGTCGGCCACTCCCACAAGTCGATGTTCGGCATGATCGGGGAAGAAGACGATAGGACCGCGGCGACGGTCGCCGGAACCGCGATTGCGGCCGAACGAGGCGCTGACATCGTGCGCGTCCACGACGTGGCCGAGAACGTCGCGGCGGTGAACGCGGTGGAAGCGGCGGACGCTCCCGAGAAGTTCGAGGAGTAA
- the cruF gene encoding bisanhydrobacterioruberin hydratase, translating to MGSPSRRRVEAALSTLVRENRFTIAVVFPLVGAALFVLSHERVLLPAWLAMNPLLVLFGTAVMRLPLVAGLAPLVDRKAGLGLLAVTAYSYAVEYVGVHYGVPYGEFSYQLELGPMVGGVPVGLPVFFLPLVVNSYLLVLLLFPRAGRVRRTLAALAVVLVVDLVLDPAAVGLGFWTYDGGGVYYGVPLSNFRGWVLSGLVAVSIVEWSFDREALADRLANCEFALDDFVSFVVLWGAMNVYFGNWVPVALASVLATGLVRTDRFDFAGLGRERPEQG from the coding sequence GTGGGTAGCCCGAGCAGGCGGCGGGTCGAGGCGGCGCTCTCGACCCTCGTTCGGGAGAACCGGTTCACCATCGCGGTCGTCTTCCCGCTGGTCGGGGCCGCGCTGTTCGTCCTGAGCCACGAGCGGGTGCTGCTCCCGGCGTGGCTGGCGATGAACCCGCTTCTCGTCCTCTTCGGGACCGCGGTGATGCGCCTCCCGCTGGTGGCGGGCCTCGCGCCCCTCGTGGACCGGAAGGCCGGACTCGGCCTGCTCGCGGTCACGGCCTACAGCTACGCCGTCGAGTACGTCGGCGTCCACTACGGCGTGCCCTACGGCGAGTTCAGCTACCAACTGGAACTCGGACCGATGGTCGGCGGGGTGCCCGTCGGCCTGCCGGTCTTCTTCCTCCCGCTGGTGGTCAACAGCTACCTGCTCGTCCTGCTTCTGTTCCCGCGGGCGGGTCGCGTCCGGCGGACGCTCGCGGCGCTCGCAGTCGTCCTCGTCGTGGACCTCGTGTTGGACCCCGCGGCGGTCGGTCTCGGCTTCTGGACTTACGACGGCGGCGGGGTCTACTACGGCGTCCCGCTCTCGAACTTCCGGGGGTGGGTCCTGAGCGGTCTGGTCGCGGTCTCGATAGTCGAGTGGAGTTTCGACCGCGAGGCGCTGGCCGACCGACTCGCGAACTGCGAGTTCGCGCTCGACGACTTTGTCAGCTTCGTCGTGTTGTGGGGCGCGATGAACGTCTACTTCGGCAACTGGGTCCCGGTCGCGCTCGCGTCTGTCCTCGCCACAGGACTGGTCCGGACCGACCGCTTCGACTTCGCGGGACTCGGTCGGGAGCGACCCGAGCAGGGGTGA
- a CDS encoding phytoene desaturase family protein, producing MELADRSVVVVGSGFGGLSTACYLADAGADVTVVEKNEQLGGRASVLERDGFRFDMGPSWYLMPDVFERFFGHFGRTPGDYYGLEHLDPHYQIFFKDGAPPDGAEPSSGRGPRDSDAVTITADREATKATFEEYEPGAGAALDAYLDEAEETYEIGMEHFVYEDRPRFRDYVDLDVFRHARGLTFLGSMQGHVEDYFDHPKLQQIMQYTLVFLGGSPKNTPALYNLMSHVDFNLGVHYPVENDDEDGASRGGMGVVVDGIAELGAELGVEYRTDAEVESVLGSAGNFRVETEDGVLRSDLVVSDADYAHTEQELLPPQSRQYDADYWESRTYAPSAFLLYLGVEGDVDPLEHHTLVLPPDWNDHFDGIFEDPQWPDDPAYYLCVPSETDETVAPEGHSNLFALVPVAPGLEDGPETRQRYRDLVLEDIAENTGVDLRDRIVVEERFCVSEFADRYNSTKGSALGLAHTLRQTGPLRPGHRSSEVPGLYFTGSFTTPGIGVPMCLISGQHTADAVLEDYGR from the coding sequence ATGGAACTCGCCGACCGGTCAGTCGTGGTCGTGGGAAGTGGCTTCGGCGGCCTCTCGACGGCCTGTTACCTCGCCGACGCGGGCGCGGACGTGACCGTCGTTGAGAAGAACGAGCAGTTGGGAGGCCGGGCGAGCGTCCTCGAACGCGATGGTTTCAGATTCGACATGGGTCCGTCGTGGTACCTGATGCCCGACGTGTTCGAGCGCTTCTTCGGCCACTTCGGTCGGACTCCCGGCGACTACTACGGACTGGAACATCTCGACCCCCACTACCAGATTTTCTTCAAGGACGGCGCGCCGCCAGACGGCGCGGAACCGTCGAGCGGTCGAGGCCCGCGAGACAGCGACGCGGTGACTATCACGGCCGACCGCGAGGCGACCAAGGCGACCTTCGAGGAGTACGAGCCCGGCGCGGGCGCGGCGCTGGACGCCTACCTCGACGAGGCCGAGGAGACCTACGAAATCGGCATGGAACACTTCGTCTACGAGGACCGGCCCCGGTTCCGCGACTACGTGGACCTGGACGTGTTTCGCCACGCCCGGGGACTGACTTTCCTCGGGTCGATGCAGGGCCACGTCGAGGACTACTTCGACCACCCGAAACTCCAGCAGATAATGCAGTACACGCTGGTCTTCCTCGGCGGCTCCCCGAAGAACACCCCGGCGCTCTACAACCTGATGAGCCACGTCGATTTCAACCTCGGCGTTCACTACCCCGTCGAGAACGACGATGAGGACGGCGCGTCCCGCGGCGGAATGGGCGTCGTCGTGGACGGTATCGCCGAGTTGGGCGCGGAGTTGGGCGTCGAGTACCGGACCGACGCCGAAGTCGAGTCCGTCCTCGGGTCGGCGGGGAACTTCCGGGTGGAGACCGAAGACGGGGTTCTGCGCTCGGACCTCGTGGTCAGCGACGCCGACTACGCCCACACCGAACAGGAACTGCTCCCGCCCCAGAGCCGCCAGTACGACGCCGACTACTGGGAGTCCCGGACCTACGCGCCCTCCGCGTTCCTGCTGTACCTCGGCGTCGAGGGCGACGTGGACCCGCTCGAACACCACACGCTCGTCCTGCCCCCCGACTGGAACGACCACTTCGACGGGATATTCGAGGACCCCCAGTGGCCCGACGACCCGGCGTACTACCTCTGCGTGCCCAGCGAGACCGACGAGACGGTCGCGCCCGAGGGCCACAGCAACCTGTTCGCGCTGGTGCCCGTCGCGCCCGGTCTGGAAGACGGCCCCGAGACCCGCCAGCGCTACCGCGACCTCGTGCTGGAGGACATCGCCGAGAACACGGGCGTCGACCTCCGGGACCGCATCGTCGTGGAGGAGCGGTTCTGCGTCTCGGAGTTCGCCGACCGGTACAACTCCACGAAAGGCAGCGCGCTCGGACTGGCCCACACGCTCCGCCAGACCGGCCCGCTCCGGCCCGGCCACCGCTCGTCGGAGGTGCCGGGCCTCTACTTCACGGGGTCGTTCACCACGCCCGGCATCGGCGTCCCGATGTGTCTCATCAGCGGCCAGCACACCGCGGACGCCGTGCTGGAGGACTACGGTCGGTAG
- a CDS encoding glycosyltransferase family 4 protein translates to MRVAFVSETVAQHRQTGATRRLQRTAEALAGRGHDVVVCCAQWWDGDHETFEQDGVTYRAVTDAPGEGRFAVSLPAALRDANPDVIQATAADPMHVLAAKAASLFLRAPLVVDWYESPQAGDADDPRWRLAATVPELVLAPSETVRTRVRELGADGEAVRVVPNGIDMDAVRAAEPREVADIVYSRRLDADANLESLLLALAELRDHNWSAVVIGDGPERDVYERQVRDLRIEDRVSFAGEQPLENRLAAFKGAHVYAQTARREAFPTDLLRALACGCAGVVEYHVESSAHELVEQEDRAFRTTSEQELTDALVAASEMEPMELNENFAEYDEAKVLDKYLAAYDEANERLSWVEPAAVAGAAVLVVSLLVLLVVLL, encoded by the coding sequence ATGCGCGTCGCGTTCGTCTCGGAGACGGTCGCCCAACACCGACAGACGGGGGCAACGCGACGACTCCAGCGCACCGCCGAAGCGCTCGCCGGCCGGGGCCACGACGTGGTCGTCTGCTGTGCGCAGTGGTGGGACGGCGACCACGAGACGTTCGAACAGGACGGCGTGACCTACCGGGCCGTGACCGACGCGCCCGGCGAGGGCAGATTCGCCGTCTCGCTTCCGGCCGCGCTCCGGGACGCGAACCCGGACGTGATTCAGGCCACCGCCGCGGACCCGATGCACGTCCTCGCGGCGAAAGCCGCCAGTCTTTTCCTGCGCGCGCCGCTGGTCGTGGACTGGTACGAGTCGCCGCAGGCGGGCGACGCCGACGACCCGCGCTGGCGACTCGCCGCGACGGTGCCCGAACTCGTTCTCGCGCCCTCGGAAACCGTCCGGACTCGCGTCAGGGAACTCGGCGCGGACGGCGAGGCGGTCCGGGTCGTTCCCAACGGCATCGATATGGACGCCGTCCGCGCGGCCGAACCCCGCGAGGTCGCCGATATCGTCTACTCGCGGCGGCTCGACGCCGACGCCAACCTCGAAAGTCTGTTGCTCGCCTTGGCGGAACTCCGGGACCACAACTGGTCGGCGGTCGTCATCGGCGACGGGCCCGAACGCGACGTCTACGAGCGACAGGTCCGGGACCTCCGCATCGAGGACCGCGTCTCGTTCGCCGGGGAACAACCCCTCGAAAATCGGCTGGCGGCGTTCAAGGGCGCGCACGTCTACGCCCAGACCGCCCGCCGGGAGGCGTTCCCGACCGACCTGCTCCGGGCGCTGGCCTGCGGGTGCGCCGGGGTCGTGGAGTACCACGTCGAGTCGAGCGCCCACGAACTGGTCGAGCAGGAGGACCGGGCGTTCCGGACCACCAGCGAGCAGGAACTCACCGACGCGCTCGTCGCCGCCAGCGAGATGGAGCCGATGGAACTCAACGAGAACTTCGCGGAGTACGACGAGGCGAAGGTGCTGGACAAGTACCTCGCGGCCTACGACGAGGCGAACGAGCGGCTGAGTTGGGTCGAACCCGCCGCGGTCGCCGGCGCGGCGGTGCTGGTCGTGTCGCTTCTGGTGTTGCTGGTCGTGCTGCTCTGA
- a CDS encoding heme ABC transporter ATP-binding protein — protein MIEIDDVAVELGGNRILDGVTTTVDEGQFVGLVGPNGAGKTTLLRTIHGVLKPDSGEVCVGGDPVSSLTSKEASRRVAVVPQDTTLSFDFPVEDVVAMGRHPYRSRFAGSQSAASDRERVEAAMARTEVEHLADRSITAVSGGERQRVLLARALAQDAPALLLDEPTASLDINHQVRTLELVRELADEDGKTVVAAIHDLNLAAHYCDELRLLAGGEIRASGDPEAVLAEDHLEAAFDTRAVVSAHPVTGSTYVTALPERPAEREGRVHVVGGGGTVSRLLYVLSAAGYEVSVGALNEGDSDLETARSLGLDAVTEEPFAPVGDEARRAVEDRVRRADATVLADVEVGAGNLANLRAAREAESVVVVEERPFAERNYAGSDAAALYRELSERGQVVGPDELLSAVEEAVAASGERPSAETE, from the coding sequence ATGATAGAGATAGACGACGTCGCGGTCGAACTCGGCGGGAATCGGATTCTCGACGGCGTCACCACCACCGTCGACGAGGGCCAGTTCGTCGGCCTCGTCGGCCCCAACGGCGCGGGCAAGACCACGTTGCTTAGAACAATCCACGGTGTGCTTAAACCTGATTCTGGTGAGGTCTGCGTCGGCGGCGACCCGGTCTCCTCGCTCACTTCGAAGGAGGCCAGTCGCCGGGTCGCGGTCGTCCCGCAGGACACCACCCTCTCGTTCGACTTCCCGGTCGAGGACGTGGTGGCGATGGGCCGCCACCCCTACCGGTCGCGGTTCGCCGGTTCCCAGTCCGCCGCCTCCGACCGCGAACGCGTCGAGGCGGCGATGGCGCGCACCGAGGTCGAACACCTCGCGGACCGCTCGATTACGGCGGTGTCGGGCGGCGAGCGCCAGCGCGTCCTGCTGGCCCGCGCGCTGGCGCAGGACGCGCCGGCACTCTTGCTCGACGAACCCACCGCGAGCCTCGACATCAACCATCAGGTGCGGACGCTCGAACTCGTCCGCGAACTGGCCGACGAGGACGGCAAGACCGTCGTGGCGGCCATCCACGACCTCAACCTCGCGGCCCACTACTGCGACGAACTCCGCCTGCTCGCGGGCGGCGAAATCCGGGCCAGCGGCGACCCCGAGGCGGTCCTCGCGGAGGACCACCTCGAAGCGGCCTTCGACACGCGGGCGGTGGTCTCCGCCCACCCCGTGACCGGTTCGACCTACGTCACGGCCCTGCCCGAGCGACCGGCCGAGCGCGAGGGTCGAGTCCACGTCGTCGGCGGGGGCGGGACGGTCTCGCGCCTGCTCTACGTCCTCTCGGCGGCGGGCTACGAGGTCTCTGTCGGCGCGCTCAACGAGGGCGACTCCGACCTCGAAACCGCCCGGTCGCTCGGTCTCGACGCCGTGACCGAGGAACCGTTCGCGCCGGTCGGCGACGAGGCCCGACGGGCGGTCGAAGACCGGGTCCGCCGGGCCGACGCGACGGTCCTCGCGGACGTGGAGGTCGGCGCTGGCAACCTCGCCAACCTCCGGGCCGCCCGCGAGGCGGAGTCGGTGGTCGTGGTCGAGGAACGGCCCTTCGCGGAGCGCAACTACGCCGGGAGCGACGCCGCGGCGCTCTACCGGGAGTTGAGCGAGCGCGGACAGGTGGTCGGCCCGGACGAGTTGCTGTCGGCGGTGGAGGAGGCGGTGGCCGCGTCCGGCGAACGACCGAGCGCGGAAACCGAGTGA
- a CDS encoding DUF7344 domain-containing protein, with translation MATETTHPSREEVFDAVKNLRRRYVLYYLQRYGGPVDLGELAEQVAAWENDTTVSGVSSGQRKSVYSALHQTHLPKLEAAGVLRYDPDRSLVEATERAERLEMQLASDPQTSVRWHRLYLGLAAVSLVLLTSVWVDLYPFTLLSGVQYALVVISVFGVTALFHTHDLRRWRRRADNAAPDFILELND, from the coding sequence ATGGCTACCGAAACCACACACCCCTCTCGGGAGGAAGTGTTCGACGCCGTGAAGAATCTCCGGCGTCGATACGTCCTCTACTATCTCCAGCGATACGGCGGCCCGGTCGACCTCGGCGAACTCGCCGAACAGGTCGCGGCGTGGGAGAACGACACGACCGTCTCGGGGGTCTCGTCGGGCCAGCGCAAATCGGTGTACAGCGCGCTCCACCAGACGCATCTCCCGAAGTTGGAGGCCGCGGGCGTCCTGCGGTACGACCCCGACCGGAGTCTGGTCGAAGCGACCGAACGGGCCGAGCGACTGGAGATGCAACTGGCCAGCGACCCACAGACCTCGGTCCGCTGGCACCGCCTCTACCTCGGTCTCGCCGCGGTGAGCCTCGTTCTGCTGACCTCGGTCTGGGTCGACCTCTACCCCTTCACGCTGCTCTCGGGCGTCCAGTACGCGCTCGTCGTCATCTCGGTGTTCGGCGTGACCGCGCTGTTTCACACCCACGACCTGCGACGGTGGCGACGCCGGGCCGACAACGCCGCGCCCGACTTCATCCTCGAACTGAACGACTGA
- the btuC gene encoding vitamin B12 ABC transporter permease BtuC, which yields MRDSARVVGWSGGLTAALAVVVVVSAAIGPVALDYVVVGKVLLNAVAVPVGVGVAERTLRIAGLAVSAPTPTVEFAPVFDFAVPDTARTIVVTLRLPRIVLGAVVGFALSTAGVVMQGFFRNPMADPSIIGVSSGAAVGAVATIALPFALPVGPHLALPAAAFLGAVGAAFGVYLLATEDGRTPVATLLLAGVAVQTFLGAVVSFLLLQSGRSLRRAVYWLMGHLHLASWADVAMVLPVTLVGFAILLAYASDLNVLLLGEEDAHALGVEVERTKRLLLGVASVMTGAAVAVTGVIGFVGLVVPHVMRLLVGPNHRILLPTSALAGATFLVATDTLARSGPAELPVGIVTAFLGAPFFLYLLRSREVHAL from the coding sequence ATGCGTGACTCAGCGCGGGTCGTCGGCTGGTCGGGCGGACTGACCGCCGCGCTGGCGGTCGTCGTGGTCGTCAGCGCCGCGATAGGGCCGGTGGCGCTCGACTACGTCGTCGTCGGGAAGGTGCTTTTGAACGCCGTCGCGGTGCCCGTCGGGGTCGGCGTGGCTGAGCGAACGCTCCGAATCGCGGGACTCGCGGTCTCGGCCCCGACGCCGACGGTCGAGTTCGCACCGGTCTTCGACTTCGCGGTGCCCGATACGGCCCGGACCATCGTGGTGACGCTCCGCCTGCCCCGCATCGTCCTCGGGGCGGTCGTCGGCTTCGCGCTCTCGACCGCCGGGGTCGTGATGCAGGGGTTCTTCCGGAACCCGATGGCCGACCCCTCCATCATCGGCGTCTCGTCGGGCGCGGCGGTGGGCGCGGTGGCGACCATCGCGCTCCCCTTCGCGCTCCCGGTCGGACCCCACCTCGCGCTCCCCGCCGCGGCGTTCCTCGGTGCGGTCGGGGCCGCCTTCGGAGTCTACCTGCTCGCGACCGAGGACGGCCGAACGCCAGTCGCCACCCTCCTGCTCGCGGGCGTAGCGGTCCAGACGTTCCTCGGCGCGGTCGTCTCGTTTCTGCTGCTCCAGAGCGGGCGGAGCCTCCGGCGGGCGGTCTACTGGCTGATGGGCCACCTCCACCTCGCGTCGTGGGCGGACGTGGCGATGGTCCTGCCGGTGACGCTCGTCGGGTTCGCGATTCTGCTCGCGTACGCGAGCGACCTGAACGTCCTCCTGCTCGGCGAGGAGGACGCCCACGCGCTCGGGGTCGAGGTCGAGCGCACCAAGCGACTCCTGCTCGGGGTCGCCAGCGTGATGACCGGCGCGGCGGTCGCCGTCACGGGCGTCATCGGCTTCGTCGGTCTCGTGGTTCCCCACGTCATGCGCCTGCTCGTCGGCCCGAACCACCGAATCCTGCTCCCGACCTCCGCCTTGGCGGGCGCTACCTTCCTCGTCGCCACGGACACGCTGGCGCGGTCGGGGCCGGCGGAGTTGCCGGTCGGCATCGTGACCGCGTTCCTCGGCGCGCCCTTCTTCCTCTATCTCCTGCGCTCGCGGGAGGTGCACGCGCTGTGA
- a CDS encoding SHOCT domain-containing protein — protein MGLVDDSRVTVLLGGFLLSLLALVGVTALGAFAVLSALLDPAAGAPVLVVLLQTAAPFVAVAAMLGVVSILLLVGLAVAVVRSASIPRDDRLARLARKVERYYPDARGLGLSDRFEPTTEDRIEELKQQYVAGEITELEYERRLQDLMGEEGVSDERVRRERDRTDRKRDREFEW, from the coding sequence ATGGGATTGGTAGACGACTCGCGGGTCACGGTGCTTCTCGGCGGGTTCCTGCTGTCGCTGCTCGCACTGGTCGGCGTCACCGCGCTCGGCGCGTTCGCGGTACTCTCGGCGCTCCTCGACCCGGCCGCGGGCGCGCCGGTGTTGGTCGTCCTCCTCCAGACGGCCGCACCGTTCGTCGCCGTCGCCGCGATGCTCGGGGTCGTGTCGATTCTGCTGCTCGTGGGCCTCGCGGTCGCCGTCGTCCGGAGCGCGTCGATACCCCGCGACGACCGCCTCGCGCGACTCGCCCGGAAGGTCGAGCGCTACTACCCCGACGCCCGCGGTCTCGGCCTCTCGGACCGGTTCGAACCCACGACCGAGGACCGCATCGAGGAGTTGAAACAGCAGTACGTCGCGGGCGAGATTACCGAACTGGAGTACGAGCGCCGGCTACAGGACCTGATGGGCGAGGAGGGCGTGAGCGACGAACGGGTCCGCCGGGAGCGCGACCGGACCGACCGCAAGCGCGACCGAGAGTTCGAGTGGTGA
- a CDS encoding prenyltransferase gives MSERSSAATLGYLLKLSRPRFWLYLAGPVLVGVAYGASAASDLFAPAAVALFAYFLVPANVYLYGVNDAFDADIDAENPKKTGEDAPEARFRGGRTVTAAVAVCGLAGLALAVAFATGALARSPNPPAGATVGVAAWVVAFLVLGYAYSAPPFRLKTVPPLDSVSNGLYVLPGAAAFVAVAGRQPPALAVAGGWLWAMAMHTFSAIPDIDPDRRAGIRTTATALGERRTLAYCGAVWLLAAGAFGLLDRRAGVLLLLYPLLAAGVAETDADVARVYWWFPAVNGLVGMVLTLGGLWGVVRG, from the coding sequence ATGTCCGAACGCTCCTCGGCGGCCACGCTCGGCTACCTCCTGAAACTCTCCCGGCCCCGATTCTGGCTCTATCTGGCGGGGCCGGTCCTCGTCGGGGTCGCGTACGGCGCGTCGGCCGCGAGCGACCTGTTCGCCCCGGCCGCGGTCGCGCTGTTCGCGTACTTCCTCGTGCCCGCGAACGTCTACCTCTACGGCGTCAACGACGCGTTCGACGCGGACATCGACGCCGAGAACCCCAAGAAGACGGGCGAGGACGCGCCCGAGGCCCGGTTCCGGGGCGGGCGCACGGTCACCGCCGCCGTCGCGGTCTGCGGTCTCGCGGGACTCGCGCTGGCGGTGGCGTTCGCGACGGGTGCGCTGGCGCGCTCCCCGAACCCGCCCGCAGGTGCGACCGTGGGCGTGGCCGCGTGGGTCGTCGCGTTCCTCGTCCTCGGCTACGCCTACAGCGCACCGCCGTTCCGTCTCAAGACCGTCCCGCCGCTCGACTCGGTGTCGAACGGTCTCTACGTCCTGCCGGGCGCGGCGGCGTTCGTCGCCGTGGCGGGCCGCCAACCCCCCGCGCTCGCGGTCGCTGGCGGGTGGCTCTGGGCGATGGCGATGCACACCTTCTCGGCGATTCCCGACATCGACCCCGACCGCCGGGCCGGGATTCGAACGACGGCGACCGCGCTGGGCGAGCGCCGGACGCTGGCGTACTGCGGGGCGGTCTGGCTCCTCGCCGCGGGAGCCTTCGGCCTGCTCGACCGGCGAGCGGGGGTGCTGCTGCTGCTCTACCCCCTGCTGGCCGCGGGCGTCGCCGAGACCGACGCGGACGTGGCCCGGGTCTACTGGTGGTTCCCCGCGGTCAACGGACTGGTCGGGATGGTGCTGACCCTCGGCGGTCTCTGGGGGGTCGTGCGTGGGTAG